A genome region from Sphingomonas anseongensis includes the following:
- a CDS encoding 2'-5' RNA ligase family protein, translating to MAGALIILAELGKSDFAWLDALRRRHYPPERNRVPAHLTLFRALPPSVEGEVRRSLARAGSEPAPQAVISGAMDLDSGVALRVHSPELEAIRDQLAADFHGLLTSQDSGPWTAHITIQNKVDPKLARTLLKQLREGFEPRPIAIAGLRLVRYVDGKWEDVAAWKFR from the coding sequence TTGGCCGGCGCGCTGATCATCCTGGCGGAGCTCGGCAAGAGCGATTTCGCGTGGCTCGATGCGCTCCGTCGTCGACACTACCCACCCGAGCGCAACCGAGTGCCTGCTCACCTGACCTTGTTTCGAGCCCTACCGCCGTCGGTCGAAGGCGAGGTTCGCCGGAGCCTTGCAAGAGCCGGTTCGGAGCCGGCTCCGCAGGCAGTGATCAGCGGAGCGATGGATCTCGACAGCGGAGTCGCGCTTCGGGTCCACTCGCCCGAGCTCGAAGCGATCCGCGACCAACTGGCCGCAGACTTCCACGGGCTTCTCACCTCGCAGGACTCGGGCCCCTGGACTGCGCACATCACCATCCAGAACAAGGTCGATCCGAAGCTGGCGCGGACGCTTCTTAAGCAGCTCAGGGAAGGGTTCGAGCCGCGGCCGATCGCGATCGCCGGGCTTCGCCTGGTCCGATATGTGGACGGCAAGTGGGAAGACGTCGCCGCGTGGAAATTTCGCTAG
- a CDS encoding DUF3775 domain-containing protein — translation MDPATPLETLCRIVLRAREYEAQTPSDYDADESADNVDDEDEGSLSVLDDSINDSVEEELRAILDDLGEDQLTEVLAFCWVGSGNYEASDWDEALQEAQEMHDDGGSEAVIDELLEMPMLPSVLEAGLAAFELSCDGVGELS, via the coding sequence ATGGACCCTGCAACACCGCTCGAAACGCTTTGCCGCATCGTCCTCAGGGCGCGCGAATATGAAGCGCAGACCCCAAGCGACTATGACGCCGACGAATCCGCCGACAATGTCGACGACGAGGACGAAGGATCGCTGTCGGTACTCGACGATTCGATCAACGACAGCGTCGAGGAGGAGCTTCGAGCCATCCTCGACGACCTCGGCGAAGACCAGCTCACCGAGGTTCTGGCATTCTGCTGGGTCGGCTCCGGCAATTACGAGGCGTCGGACTGGGACGAAGCGCTACAGGAAGCGCAGGAGATGCACGACGACGGCGGAAGCGAGGCGGTCATCGACGAGCTTCTTGAAATGCCGATGCTTCCGTCGGTCCTGGAGGCGGGGCTGGCGGCATTCGAGCTAAGCTGCGACGGAGTCGGCGAGCTCAGCTAG
- a CDS encoding PepSY domain-containing protein: MRKWHRWLSIVFGCFLLWISATGVLSQIGSLVNKASVEQQATVAEGFTCPETMVCRPKPKPKAWNVGLLHHLHSGETFGPVGTAISILSGFALFTFAFSGLWMYIQMYRGRLVRADVGKRVRGGKFFW; this comes from the coding sequence ATGCGCAAGTGGCACCGTTGGCTCTCGATCGTCTTTGGCTGCTTCCTGCTCTGGATTTCCGCAACGGGCGTGCTCAGCCAGATCGGCTCGCTGGTGAACAAGGCTTCAGTCGAACAGCAGGCGACGGTTGCCGAAGGGTTCACATGCCCGGAGACAATGGTCTGCCGGCCAAAACCCAAGCCGAAAGCCTGGAACGTCGGGCTACTGCACCACCTTCACTCCGGGGAGACGTTCGGCCCGGTAGGAACCGCCATTTCGATCCTGTCCGGGTTCGCGTTGTTCACCTTCGCCTTCTCCGGCCTCTGGATGTACATCCAGATGTATCGCGGGCGCCTGGTACGCGCGGATGTCGGAAAACGGGTGCGCGGAGGCAAGTTTTTCTGGTGA
- the proS gene encoding proline--tRNA ligase, with amino-acid sequence MRFSRAFLPVLKESPSDAQIVSHKLMLRAGLVRQTAAGIYAWLPLGFRVLKKIEQIVREEQDRAGAQEMLMPTLQSAELWRESGRYDAYGPEMLRIRDRHDREMLYGPTNEEMLTAIFRDEAKSYRDLPRTLYHIQWKFRDEVRPRFGVMRGREFLMKDAYSFDLDEASARLSYYTQLLAYLRTFQRMGIRAVPMKAASGPIGGDLSHEFIVLAPTGESEVFYDAAFEEMDWNRSDLRYDDPVGLHNLFDDVTSTYAATDETHEEDRWADISEERRRTGRGIEVGHIFYFGDKYSGPMGLRVTGPDGQMVAPMMGSYGIGVSRLVAAVIEASHDDAGIIWPESVAPWKVGLVTMRQDDEATVAAADELYSRLKGAGIEVLYDDRDERGGVKLGTMDLIGLPWQLVVGPRGIASGVVELKNRASGEKEELSMESALARLTA; translated from the coding sequence TTGCGATTTTCCCGCGCTTTTCTGCCGGTCCTGAAGGAAAGCCCGTCGGACGCGCAGATCGTCAGCCACAAGCTGATGCTCCGCGCCGGCCTCGTCCGCCAGACGGCGGCGGGAATCTACGCCTGGCTCCCGCTCGGCTTCCGGGTGCTCAAGAAGATCGAGCAGATCGTCCGCGAGGAGCAGGATCGCGCCGGCGCGCAGGAAATGCTGATGCCGACCCTCCAGTCGGCCGAGCTGTGGCGCGAGAGCGGACGCTACGACGCCTACGGCCCCGAGATGCTCCGGATTCGCGACCGCCACGACCGCGAGATGCTCTACGGCCCGACCAACGAGGAGATGCTGACGGCAATCTTCCGCGACGAGGCGAAAAGCTACCGCGACCTTCCTCGGACGCTCTACCACATACAGTGGAAGTTCAGGGACGAGGTACGACCCCGCTTCGGAGTGATGCGCGGCCGCGAATTCCTGATGAAGGACGCCTATAGCTTCGACCTCGACGAGGCGAGCGCTCGGCTGAGCTATTACACGCAGCTGCTTGCCTATCTTCGCACCTTCCAGCGGATGGGAATTCGCGCCGTTCCGATGAAGGCGGCGTCTGGCCCGATCGGCGGCGACCTCAGCCACGAGTTCATCGTCCTCGCCCCCACCGGCGAGAGCGAAGTCTTCTACGACGCGGCGTTCGAGGAGATGGACTGGAACCGTTCGGACCTTCGCTATGACGATCCGGTCGGGCTCCACAATCTGTTCGACGACGTGACCTCCACCTACGCTGCGACCGACGAAACCCACGAGGAAGACCGCTGGGCCGATATCTCAGAGGAGCGCAGGCGAACCGGCCGGGGAATCGAAGTCGGCCACATCTTCTACTTCGGCGACAAATATTCGGGACCGATGGGCCTTCGGGTCACAGGTCCGGACGGTCAGATGGTTGCCCCCATGATGGGGAGCTACGGGATCGGCGTGTCCCGCCTGGTCGCAGCAGTCATCGAGGCGAGCCACGACGATGCGGGAATCATCTGGCCGGAATCGGTTGCACCGTGGAAAGTCGGCCTGGTCACCATGCGCCAGGACGACGAGGCCACGGTCGCCGCTGCGGACGAACTCTATTCCAGGCTCAAAGGCGCCGGCATCGAAGTGCTCTATGACGACCGCGATGAGCGCGGCGGCGTGAAGCTCGGGACCATGGACCTGATCGGCCTGCCTTGGCAGCTGGTGGTCGGTCCGCGCGGAATCGCGAGCGGGGTCGTCGAGCTGAAGAACCGCGCCTCGGGTGAAAAGGAAGAGTTGAGCATGGAATCCGCACTGGCGAGGCTCACCGCGTGA
- a CDS encoding lipoprotein-releasing ABC transporter permease subunit → MILNSYERMVARRYLLPGKGEGFIFLVASISLVAVALGVAALIIVMSVMNGFRAELFDKITGLNGHAIVQGYEGRLPDWQQIAVKARSLPGVTSATPLIEQPLMASANGRVEGVLVRGMRMEDFQTNPVISKNVKAGDLRLVTPDSGRVAIGSRLAQALGAYPGSTISLISPEGRSTVVGTVPRIVSYTVAAVFEVGIYDYDNSFVIMPMQDAQNLLLMGDTVSTVELQTTNPDRVDTILAPLQPLVQGKGALIDWKQMNSALFDALEIERVAMFVVLSLIVLVAVFNILSSLIMLVRAKTRDIAILRTMGASRKGMMKVFVTVGVTIGSLGIILGLILGSIFLFFRQGMLNAIQYLTGQNLWDPSVRFLSDLPSKTDPFEVTAIVVTALVLSFLATLYPAWKAASTDPVQVLRYE, encoded by the coding sequence GTGATCCTCAATTCCTACGAGCGGATGGTCGCTCGACGCTATCTTCTTCCAGGCAAGGGCGAGGGCTTCATTTTCCTCGTCGCCTCGATCAGCCTGGTCGCGGTCGCGCTTGGAGTCGCGGCGCTCATCATCGTGATGAGCGTGATGAACGGCTTCCGAGCCGAGCTGTTCGACAAGATCACCGGCCTCAACGGCCACGCGATCGTCCAGGGCTATGAAGGGCGGCTTCCGGATTGGCAGCAGATCGCGGTCAAGGCACGGTCGCTCCCCGGCGTCACCTCCGCCACTCCGCTCATCGAGCAGCCGCTGATGGCTTCGGCCAATGGGCGGGTCGAGGGCGTGCTCGTCCGCGGCATGCGGATGGAGGACTTCCAGACCAATCCGGTCATCTCCAAGAACGTGAAGGCCGGCGACCTCAGGCTCGTAACCCCGGACAGCGGCCGCGTCGCCATAGGCTCTCGGCTGGCGCAAGCGCTCGGCGCCTATCCGGGAAGTACGATCAGCCTGATCAGCCCGGAAGGGCGCTCGACCGTCGTTGGGACCGTCCCGCGGATCGTGTCGTACACGGTCGCGGCCGTCTTCGAGGTCGGGATCTACGATTACGACAACAGCTTCGTCATCATGCCGATGCAGGACGCGCAGAACCTTTTGCTGATGGGCGATACGGTCAGCACGGTGGAGCTTCAAACCACCAACCCGGACCGCGTTGACACCATTCTCGCTCCGCTTCAGCCGCTGGTTCAGGGGAAAGGCGCGCTGATCGACTGGAAGCAGATGAATTCGGCTTTGTTCGACGCTCTCGAAATTGAGCGCGTGGCGATGTTCGTCGTCCTGTCGCTGATCGTCCTTGTTGCCGTCTTCAACATCCTGTCGTCGCTGATCATGCTGGTGCGGGCGAAGACCCGCGACATTGCCATTCTGCGAACGATGGGCGCCAGCCGTAAGGGGATGATGAAGGTATTCGTCACGGTCGGCGTCACGATCGGCTCGCTCGGGATCATTCTCGGGCTAATCCTCGGCTCGATCTTCCTATTCTTCCGCCAGGGGATGCTCAACGCGATCCAGTACCTGACCGGCCAGAACCTGTGGGACCCATCGGTGCGGTTCCTGTCGGACCTTCCCTCGAAGACCGACCCGTTCGAGGTGACGGCGATCGTCGTGACGGCGCTGGTCCTGTCCTTCCTCGCGACCCTCTATCCCGCGTGGAAGGCGGCGAGCACCGATCCCGTCCAGGTGCTCCGCTATGAGTGA
- a CDS encoding ABC transporter ATP-binding protein — MSEPILQTSGLRRAFTQGDATIHVLRGVDLSVMPGEIVALLGPSGSGKSTLLQAVGLLEGGFEGSIRLQGQEAAELDDEGRTRVRREALGFVYQFHHLLPEFNARENVILPQLVRGATPAEAATRADALLGKLGLADRLEHRPAKLSGGEQQRVAVARALANQPPLVLADEPTGNLDEATADTVLGEFLSLVRGEGTAALVATHNERLAKKMDRIVRLHEGVLQ; from the coding sequence ATGAGTGAGCCGATCCTCCAGACCAGCGGGCTGCGCCGGGCGTTCACTCAGGGGGATGCCACCATCCATGTCCTTCGTGGAGTCGACCTCAGCGTGATGCCTGGTGAGATCGTCGCGCTTCTCGGCCCATCAGGGTCCGGCAAGTCGACATTGCTCCAGGCGGTGGGCCTCCTGGAGGGCGGCTTCGAAGGCTCCATCCGGCTCCAGGGGCAGGAGGCCGCCGAGCTCGATGACGAGGGCCGCACCCGAGTCCGGCGCGAGGCTTTGGGGTTCGTGTACCAATTCCACCACCTGCTCCCCGAGTTCAACGCCCGCGAAAATGTGATCCTGCCGCAGCTCGTCCGCGGCGCGACGCCAGCCGAGGCGGCCACGCGTGCCGACGCGCTACTCGGCAAGCTCGGCCTTGCCGACCGGCTAGAGCATCGACCGGCCAAGCTGTCCGGAGGCGAGCAGCAGCGCGTTGCCGTCGCCCGAGCGTTGGCCAACCAGCCGCCGCTGGTCCTTGCCGACGAACCGACCGGCAATCTCGACGAGGCGACGGCCGATACCGTTCTTGGAGAGTTCCTGTCCCTGGTGCGCGGCGAAGGAACTGCCGCGCTCGTCGCCACTCATAACGAGCGGCTGGCGAAGAAGATGGACCGGATCGTGCGCTTGCACGAAGGTGTGCTGCAATAG
- a CDS encoding lysozyme inhibitor LprI family protein, translating to MDDRDPGAEDAALQRRPFNKWLIIALVVAVLAGVVLASTLLDNRWSGGGEKSDSASEAKGPEMEKWCAAQASYDAMKRELFRRAAQVRGDDEAAYARLADFALLRVNGPVARGIDDRLHSVSCSGTAVLSLPPGVAVAGGRRSLSGDVDYTIEPAADGTGNVVRLGNADAIVIPLATLSRVAAPTPAPAQTDNAVTDEQPVGTPDASQSPGQPQPVPQQASPSFNCANARTRGEIAVCNDSGLAALDRQMAAQYNAAVSEADASRRRLLERTRTRFLSYRDRCATNECVANTYRGRIQEIRDIAADRWRG from the coding sequence ATGGACGACAGGGACCCAGGCGCAGAAGACGCCGCGCTGCAGCGGCGGCCGTTCAACAAATGGCTGATCATCGCTCTAGTGGTAGCGGTGCTCGCCGGAGTCGTCCTTGCGAGCACGCTCCTCGACAATCGCTGGAGCGGCGGGGGCGAGAAATCGGACAGCGCATCTGAGGCCAAGGGCCCCGAGATGGAGAAGTGGTGCGCTGCCCAGGCGAGCTACGACGCAATGAAGCGCGAGCTGTTCCGCCGCGCCGCGCAGGTCCGCGGCGACGACGAGGCCGCTTATGCGCGCCTCGCCGATTTCGCCCTCCTTCGAGTGAACGGCCCCGTCGCCCGTGGGATCGACGACCGGCTCCACAGCGTGAGCTGCAGCGGCACAGCGGTGCTGAGCCTGCCGCCGGGAGTGGCGGTGGCCGGCGGGCGGAGGTCGCTGTCCGGGGATGTCGATTACACGATCGAGCCGGCCGCAGACGGCACAGGCAACGTGGTTCGCCTTGGCAACGCAGACGCCATCGTGATCCCGCTCGCGACGCTGTCACGGGTCGCTGCGCCAACACCTGCGCCGGCGCAGACGGACAATGCCGTCACGGACGAGCAGCCGGTCGGGACGCCCGATGCTTCACAATCGCCCGGCCAGCCGCAACCGGTTCCCCAGCAGGCCAGCCCCAGCTTCAACTGCGCCAATGCGCGCACCCGCGGCGAGATCGCCGTGTGCAACGACAGCGGACTCGCTGCCCTCGATCGCCAGATGGCCGCCCAGTACAATGCCGCCGTCAGCGAGGCGGATGCTTCGCGACGGCGCCTTCTCGAGCGGACTCGGACGCGCTTCCTGTCCTACCGCGACCGCTGCGCGACGAACGAATGCGTCGCCAACACCTATCGTGGCCGGATCCAGGAGATCCGGGACATAGCCGCCGACCGCTGGCGCGGCTGA
- the dnaE gene encoding DNA polymerase III subunit alpha: MTPYVPLRVLSCFTMLEGAMEPKAIAAQAEKLGFPAVALTDRNGLYAAMPFTDACIAKGVQPVIGTALAVARPPELGKELDWIVLLAKDERGYSNLCKLVSAAHLDRPLSEEPHIPFSLLAEFSDGLIALTAGGEGALARFLADGQSAKAHAYLDRLQDLYRDRLYIELIRRGDAVEEAAEQALIELAYERDLPLVATNPAAYVDRTFHAAHDAMLCIAAGQYIESTDRISSSPEAWLKSGPEMSELFADVPEAIANTAVVAQRCAIGAPTRRPILPRLSDQEDEQLRRDARAGLEIRLEGRSEEDRRPYVERLDYELEIIINMGFAGYFLIVADFIKWAKANDIPVGPGRGSGAGSVVAWSLTITDLDPIELKLLFERFLNPERVSMPDFDIDFCETHRDKVISYVQGKYGRDKVAQIITFGRLKARAVLKDTGRVLQMSYGQVDRLAKLIPNHPTDPWTLERSLNGVSELAAEYKGDADVKRLFDLAMKLEGLPRHASTHAAGVVIGDRALDELVPLYRDPRSDMPVTQFDMKYVEAAGLVKFDFLGLKTLSVLKEGQRLLAQRCVEVDFTKLRLDDPAVFELLQRGDTVGVFQLESEGMRRTLSAVRPTAFGDIIALVALYRPGPMDNIGMFGDRKNGRTPIEYPHPLLKEILEETYGIFVYQEQVMQAAQVLAGYSLGSADLLRRAMGKKIKSEMDAQRATFVEGCATHNGIPAAKANELFDLIDKFAGYGFNKSHAAAYALVAYHTAWLKAHHRPEFYAASMSFDMAQTDKLSLFVEDMRRGGTECLPPCVNSSDAFFTVEEGAVRYALGALKGVGEKAMDSVVADRVAKGAFKSLENFAERIEPRLLNRKQIESLAGGGAFDALEPNRASVFAAAETILAHAASAADQRESGQHGLFQSGDSTVPPIRLPSVEWSLAQRMAAERESFGFYFSGHPVQTHEHLLAAHKVKRFEDLGDIRIAEGERVTVSMAALVEDARWRTSAKGRRFLTVMLSDPSGQFQATAFDDEPIEALQKAAEKGACALLTVELDRRSGDETPRAAVKRVQPLDSLAKRTRLQLLISVRPDQVEAVARELASCRGGNGTVRLHVALGGEGEATILAGRDFTLDAEVAERIQRIAGEGNVDLSVQEPPKLALVG, from the coding sequence ATGACCCCCTACGTCCCGCTTCGAGTCCTATCCTGCTTCACGATGCTCGAAGGCGCGATGGAGCCAAAGGCGATCGCCGCCCAGGCGGAAAAGCTCGGATTCCCGGCGGTGGCTCTGACCGACCGCAACGGCCTCTATGCGGCGATGCCGTTCACCGACGCTTGCATCGCAAAGGGCGTCCAGCCGGTGATCGGAACGGCCCTCGCCGTCGCCCGGCCGCCAGAGCTGGGCAAGGAACTCGACTGGATCGTTCTCCTCGCCAAGGACGAGCGGGGCTATTCGAACCTCTGCAAGCTGGTGTCGGCCGCGCATCTCGACCGGCCTCTCAGCGAAGAGCCGCACATTCCTTTTTCGCTGCTCGCCGAGTTCAGCGACGGGCTGATCGCGCTGACCGCGGGCGGGGAGGGCGCTCTCGCGAGGTTCCTGGCCGACGGGCAGAGCGCGAAGGCGCATGCCTATCTCGACCGGCTTCAGGATCTGTACCGGGACCGGCTGTACATCGAGCTGATCCGCCGTGGCGACGCAGTTGAGGAAGCGGCGGAGCAGGCGCTTATCGAGCTCGCTTATGAACGCGACCTGCCTTTGGTCGCGACCAACCCCGCGGCTTACGTCGATCGCACCTTCCACGCGGCGCACGACGCGATGCTTTGCATCGCCGCCGGCCAGTATATCGAGAGCACCGACCGCATCTCCTCCTCGCCGGAGGCCTGGCTCAAGAGCGGGCCGGAGATGAGCGAGCTGTTCGCCGACGTACCGGAGGCGATCGCCAACACGGCCGTCGTCGCCCAGCGCTGCGCGATCGGCGCTCCCACTCGCCGCCCGATCCTGCCGCGTCTCAGCGACCAGGAGGACGAGCAGCTGCGGCGCGACGCCAGGGCCGGGCTCGAAATCCGGCTGGAAGGGCGAAGCGAGGAGGACCGCAGGCCCTATGTCGAGCGGCTCGATTACGAGCTCGAGATCATCATCAACATGGGTTTCGCCGGTTACTTCCTGATCGTCGCCGACTTCATCAAATGGGCGAAGGCCAACGATATTCCTGTCGGGCCGGGCCGCGGATCGGGCGCCGGCTCGGTCGTCGCCTGGTCGCTGACGATCACCGATCTCGATCCGATCGAGCTCAAGCTGCTGTTCGAGCGCTTCCTCAACCCGGAACGCGTTTCGATGCCGGACTTCGACATCGACTTCTGCGAAACCCATCGCGACAAGGTTATCTCCTACGTCCAGGGCAAGTACGGCCGTGACAAGGTGGCGCAGATCATCACCTTCGGCCGGCTGAAGGCGCGGGCGGTCCTCAAGGACACCGGGCGCGTCCTGCAGATGAGCTACGGACAGGTCGATCGGCTCGCGAAGCTCATCCCCAACCATCCGACCGATCCCTGGACCCTGGAGCGGTCGCTAAACGGAGTCTCGGAGCTGGCGGCGGAGTACAAGGGCGACGCCGACGTCAAGCGGCTGTTCGACCTGGCGATGAAGCTGGAGGGGCTGCCGAGGCACGCCTCCACCCACGCGGCCGGCGTGGTGATCGGCGACCGCGCGCTGGACGAGCTTGTCCCGCTCTACCGCGACCCGCGCTCCGACATGCCGGTTACCCAGTTCGACATGAAATATGTCGAGGCCGCGGGGCTGGTGAAGTTCGACTTCCTCGGCCTCAAGACTTTGTCGGTGCTCAAGGAAGGGCAGAGGCTACTCGCCCAGCGCTGCGTCGAGGTCGATTTCACCAAGCTGCGGCTCGACGATCCTGCGGTCTTCGAGCTCCTCCAGCGGGGTGACACGGTCGGCGTGTTCCAGCTGGAATCGGAGGGCATGCGGCGCACCCTTTCGGCAGTCCGCCCCACCGCCTTCGGCGACATCATCGCGCTCGTCGCGCTCTACCGGCCGGGGCCGATGGACAATATCGGAATGTTCGGCGACCGGAAGAACGGCCGCACTCCGATCGAATATCCACACCCCTTGCTCAAGGAGATCCTGGAAGAGACCTACGGAATCTTCGTCTACCAGGAGCAGGTGATGCAGGCGGCCCAGGTGCTTGCCGGCTACTCGCTCGGAAGCGCCGACCTTTTGCGCCGCGCGATGGGCAAGAAGATCAAGTCGGAGATGGATGCTCAGCGCGCCACCTTCGTCGAGGGTTGCGCCACCCACAACGGCATCCCGGCCGCCAAGGCCAACGAACTGTTCGACTTGATCGACAAGTTCGCCGGCTATGGTTTCAACAAGAGTCACGCGGCGGCTTATGCGCTGGTCGCCTACCACACGGCCTGGCTGAAGGCTCACCACCGGCCCGAATTCTACGCGGCCTCGATGAGCTTCGACATGGCCCAGACCGACAAGCTGTCGCTTTTCGTCGAGGACATGAGGCGTGGGGGGACAGAGTGTCTTCCGCCCTGCGTGAACTCGAGCGATGCCTTCTTCACGGTCGAGGAAGGCGCAGTCCGCTACGCGCTAGGGGCGCTCAAGGGCGTCGGGGAAAAGGCGATGGACTCGGTCGTCGCGGATCGCGTCGCAAAGGGCGCGTTCAAGTCGCTCGAAAACTTTGCCGAGCGGATCGAGCCGCGCCTCCTGAACCGAAAGCAGATCGAGAGCCTCGCCGGCGGCGGTGCGTTCGATGCGCTTGAGCCGAACAGGGCCTCGGTCTTTGCGGCTGCGGAAACCATCCTCGCGCACGCGGCAAGTGCAGCGGATCAGCGCGAAAGCGGGCAGCATGGGCTTTTCCAATCGGGCGACTCGACGGTTCCGCCGATCCGGCTGCCTTCAGTCGAATGGAGCCTGGCGCAGCGAATGGCGGCGGAGCGGGAATCGTTCGGCTTCTATTTCTCCGGCCACCCGGTGCAGACCCACGAGCATTTGCTCGCTGCTCACAAGGTGAAGAGGTTCGAGGACCTTGGCGACATCCGGATCGCGGAAGGCGAGCGAGTCACGGTGAGCATGGCGGCTCTGGTCGAGGACGCTCGGTGGAGGACTTCAGCAAAGGGCCGGCGGTTCCTCACCGTGATGCTGAGCGATCCGTCTGGTCAGTTCCAGGCCACAGCATTCGACGATGAGCCCATCGAGGCGCTCCAAAAAGCCGCGGAGAAGGGCGCCTGTGCGCTGCTGACCGTCGAGCTCGACCGCCGGTCCGGTGACGAGACCCCTAGGGCGGCGGTTAAGCGCGTCCAGCCGCTCGACTCGCTTGCCAAGCGGACGCGCCTGCAACTGCTGATCAGCGTCCGCCCGGACCAGGTGGAGGCCGTTGCCCGGGAGCTTGCGTCATGCCGGGGCGGCAATGGCACCGTGCGTCTGCACGTGGCACTCGGCGGGGAAGGCGAAGCGACCATCCTCGCGGGCCGCGACTTCACTCTCGACGCGGAGGTTGCAGAACGGATCCAGCGGATCGCCGGCGAGGGCAATGTCGACCTGTCCGTCCAGGAACCGCCGAAGCTCGCACTCGTCGGATAG
- a CDS encoding hemerythrin domain-containing protein, with product MATRTRSRSSNHSSKGNSHRESSAFSWGESAGPLIGAAVAGAALGFAANFGRKFLTQAVSGVSGDWDEVLSTEHDLTEAIFDKMLATDSSQTWKRSMLLMQLTHALDNHAHEEETIVYPALREANENVSADELNKEHGYIKTFLYELGQMDSDDPSWLEKVREFRDLVVEHARMEENEVFPRFKQAMNEEQNAKITALVNKDGFWMS from the coding sequence ATGGCTACGCGTACCCGGAGCCGAAGCTCCAACCACAGCTCAAAGGGCAACAGCCATAGGGAATCGAGCGCATTTTCGTGGGGCGAAAGTGCCGGCCCGCTGATCGGCGCAGCAGTCGCCGGAGCAGCGCTCGGCTTTGCGGCCAATTTCGGACGCAAGTTCCTGACCCAGGCAGTTTCCGGAGTGAGTGGCGACTGGGACGAGGTTCTGTCCACCGAGCACGACCTGACCGAAGCGATCTTCGACAAGATGCTCGCCACCGATTCCAGCCAGACCTGGAAGCGCTCGATGCTTCTCATGCAGCTCACCCACGCGCTCGACAATCATGCGCACGAGGAGGAGACGATCGTCTATCCGGCGCTTCGCGAGGCGAACGAGAACGTCAGCGCCGACGAGCTCAACAAGGAGCACGGTTACATCAAGACCTTCCTCTATGAGCTAGGCCAGATGGATTCGGACGATCCGTCATGGCTGGAGAAGGTCCGCGAGTTCCGCGATCTCGTCGTCGAGCATGCGCGGATGGAAGAGAACGAAGTGTTCCCGCGTTTCAAGCAGGCGATGAACGAGGAGCAGAACGCGAAGATCACCGCGCTCGTTAACAAGGACGGCTTCTGGATGTCGTAA